One Desulfobacterales bacterium genomic window, ATTAAAGGACTTTTGTCTGAAAGAAAGCCAAACGCTCCTCCGGGGTTATGTATATGTGTAATATTAAAAAATCCCGGAATAAAAGGAATTGTTTCGTATAATAGAAGTGAGTTATATATCACTATTTTTGATACTTGATCCATTAAAAGAACAGTGCATCCGATTATTAAAAGCTTTAAAGTTTTTTCTTTATCGTTAAATACTGATAAATATTGTTTTATGTCTAACTGCATTTTAAATTTTTTATGTAAGGTTATATTTAGTTTTTGGTTGAATTTGTAGAGAAGGATATGAAATCTTCTCTACAAAAAATATTTAACAACATTATTCTAATACATTGCTACATCTTGAACATACTGTAGGATAATTTGAATTATGGCCAACTGAAGAATCATGCACCCAGCATCTTTCACATTTTGATGCAGTTGCTTGAGTTACATTTATTTTATAGCCTTCGGCGCCAACACCATCAATTTTATGTCCTTTTTTAAGTGTGGCTTCAGAAACAATAAATATGCTCCTTAAATCATCAGTATAAGGGGAAAGTTTATCGTAAATTTCATCTGATGTTAATATAAGAACTGAAGCATCAAGGGAATGTCCTATCTCTTTTTTGTTTCTGGCATCTTCAAGAGCCTTTGTTACTTCACTTCGAATGTCTAATATAAAATTCCATTTTTCAGCAAGTTGTCTGTTATTCCAATGTTCATTGATTAAAGGGAATTCCAAAAAATGAATGCTTTCTACATTATCATTTTTATTGGGAATATACCTGAAAATTTCGTCAGCAGTAAAAGGAAGAATTGGAGCCATTATTTTTGATATTGCATCAACAAGGCTATACATTACAGTTTGCGAACTTCTTCTTTCCAATGAGTTTGTAGAAGATGTATAAAGTCTGTCTTTAAGAATATCAAGATAAAATGATGACAGGTCTACAGTGCAAAAATTATAAAGTGCATGATAAACAACATGAAACTCATAATCGCCATAGGCTTGAGTACATTTTTTTGTTAAATCATAAAGTCTTTTAAGGACAAATTTGTCTAAGTCATGCATTTGCTCATAGGCTACTGTATTTTTTTCAGGGTTAAAATCGTATAAATTACCAAGCATGAATCTACATGTATTTCTAATTTTTCGATAAGCATCGCTAAGTTGACTCAATATTTTTTCTGAAATACGGATATCATCTTTATAATCCGACGCACATACCCAAAGCCTTAAAATTTCAGCTCCGTATTTTTTTATCACTGTTTCTGGCGCTATTACATTACCAACGGATTTTGACATTTTTCTACCTTTTTCATCTACAACAAAACCGTGGGTAAGAACAGCTTTGTAAGGAGCTTTTCCATATATTGCAACTGAAGTCAAAAGAGAGCTATGAAACCATCCCCTATGTTGATCACTGCCTTCAAGGTAAAGGTCTGCCGGCCATTTTAAGTAATCTCTATCTTTTAAAACCGCAATATGGCTAACTCCAGAATCAAACCATACATCAAGAATATCTGTTTCTTTAATAAATGAATTATGTCCGCATTTTGGGCATACTGTTCCATCAGGTAGAAGTTCTTTAGCAGTTTTATCAAACCAAATATCAGCTCCATAGGCTTCAAATAATTTAAAAATATGATTAATGGTATCTCTATTAACGAGCAATTCTTCGCATTTTTCACAGAAAAAAACTGTGAGTGGAACTCCCCATGATCTTTGCCTTGAAACACACCAGTCAGGCCTGTTTTCAATCATTCCATAAATTCTTTCTCGTCCCCATTTGGGTATCCATTGAACCTTATCTATTTCTTCAAGAGCTTTTTTTCTTAAATCTGTCTTATCCATAGATATAAACCATTGGGGAGTAGCTCTAAAAATAACTGGTTTTTTACATCTCCAGCAATGGGGGTATGAATGAGTTATTTTTCCCTTCGCTGGAAGCATTCCGCACGAATCAATTTTTTCAATTATTTTATCATTTGCATTAAATACAAATTCTCCTTTAAAAAATTCGACTTCGTCAGTAAAACAGCCGTTATCATCAACTGGAGAATAAATATCTATATTATATTTTAAAGCCACTTCATAATCTTCTCGGCCATGGCCAGGTGCAGTATGGACACATCCTGTTCCAGCTTCAAGGGTAACATGATTGCCAAGAATAATAATTGAATCCCTGTTATATAAAGGATGGAGGCAAGTCTTATTTTCAAGGCTGCTGGAATTCATTTCGTGTAATATTTTATATTCATTTATTCCAAAAGTTTTCATGCAGTTTTCAACTAAATCTCTTGCAATGATTTGTACTTCATTGTTTCCTACATCGACAGCCGAATATATAAAATCTGGATGAAGAGTTATAGCTAAATTAGCCGGTATTGTCCAAGGTGTAGTAGTCCATATAACTACGTAAACTTTTTTATTGGCTAAGGCCGGAAAATCTATTGAAATATCATTTTTTAATAAAAATTTTACAAATATAGAAGGTGATGTTTCATCCCCATATTCAATTTCAGCTTCAGCTAAGGCTGTTGTGCATGATGGACACCAATAAATTGGCTTTTTGCTATGGAAAAGACTTCCATCGAGTCCAAGCTCACAGCATTCTTTTGCTATAACCGCTTCATAACGATAAGCCATAGTTAAATAAGGGTTATTCCATTCACCCATTACGCCAAGTCTTTTAAATTCGTTTCTTTGGATGTCTATAAATTTTTCAGCGTATTCTCTGCATTTTTTTCGTATTTCAGCTTGGGTTAAGCTTGATTTTTTATTCCCAAGTTCTTTATCAACATTATGTTCTATGGGAAGACCATGGCAGTCCCATCCTGGCACATAAACAGCATTAAAACCCGACATCTGTCTTGATCTGACTATTATATCTTTTAAAATTTTATTTAGAGCTGTTCCTATATGAATATGTCCGTTTGCGTATGGAGGCCCATCGTGCAGAATGAAAAGTTCTTTATTTTTTGAAAATTCTCTTATTTTTTCATACAGTTTTAAAGTCTCCCACGAAGCAAGCTGTTCTGGCTCACGCATAGCAAGATTTGCTTTCATTGGAAAATCAGTAACTGGAAGATTCAGGGTCTTTTTATAATCCGTTTTCTTTTCCATGCGTTTACTTCTCCCAAGTTAAAAAATTATTTATTTTATTTTTTTTTTAGTCATTAATTTTTTGTTAAAGTTTGAAACCTATTATACTAACTGTAAAACTGTCAAGAAAATAAAAAAATAGAAATGCACTTTAACCTTGAAAATATGTTAATCTTGCACTAATTATACACAAATAATGTAAATTTTTTAACTAAAAAATTTTTAAGGAATACTTATGATAAGAATTCAATCATTTGAATTTAATGAAAGAGCAGAATGTCCTAAATTTATAAGGGATTCACTTATAGAGATTCTTGGTAATGGACAAAGGTGGAGCCATGTACTTGATGCAATAGTTCCTTCATTTACAGAGTTTTGCCAGAAGACTGGAACTGATTCTATTCTTGATTTATGCAGCGGAAGTGGTGAACCTGTATCTATACTTATTGAATCATTAGAAAGACAGAATATGGAAGTACCTTCATTCACTATATCAGATCTTTTTCCAAAGATTCATTCTATGGAATTAATAGCAAAACGCCATCCCGATAAAATAAAAATAATATATGACCCAATTGATGCAACAAACGTCCCTAAAAATTTTAATTTTAAGGCGTGTACATTTATAAATTCGTTTCATCATTTTCCTCCAAGCTTAGCTTCGAGTATTTTAGAAGATTGTATAAAAAAAGAAAGAGCTGTTTTTATTTCAGAATG contains:
- the ileS gene encoding isoleucine--tRNA ligase, which encodes MEKKTDYKKTLNLPVTDFPMKANLAMREPEQLASWETLKLYEKIREFSKNKELFILHDGPPYANGHIHIGTALNKILKDIIVRSRQMSGFNAVYVPGWDCHGLPIEHNVDKELGNKKSSLTQAEIRKKCREYAEKFIDIQRNEFKRLGVMGEWNNPYLTMAYRYEAVIAKECCELGLDGSLFHSKKPIYWCPSCTTALAEAEIEYGDETSPSIFVKFLLKNDISIDFPALANKKVYVVIWTTTPWTIPANLAITLHPDFIYSAVDVGNNEVQIIARDLVENCMKTFGINEYKILHEMNSSSLENKTCLHPLYNRDSIIILGNHVTLEAGTGCVHTAPGHGREDYEVALKYNIDIYSPVDDNGCFTDEVEFFKGEFVFNANDKIIEKIDSCGMLPAKGKITHSYPHCWRCKKPVIFRATPQWFISMDKTDLRKKALEEIDKVQWIPKWGRERIYGMIENRPDWCVSRQRSWGVPLTVFFCEKCEELLVNRDTINHIFKLFEAYGADIWFDKTAKELLPDGTVCPKCGHNSFIKETDILDVWFDSGVSHIAVLKDRDYLKWPADLYLEGSDQHRGWFHSSLLTSVAIYGKAPYKAVLTHGFVVDEKGRKMSKSVGNVIAPETVIKKYGAEILRLWVCASDYKDDIRISEKILSQLSDAYRKIRNTCRFMLGNLYDFNPEKNTVAYEQMHDLDKFVLKRLYDLTKKCTQAYGDYEFHVVYHALYNFCTVDLSSFYLDILKDRLYTSSTNSLERRSSQTVMYSLVDAISKIMAPILPFTADEIFRYIPNKNDNVESIHFLEFPLINEHWNNRQLAEKWNFILDIRSEVTKALEDARNKKEIGHSLDASVLILTSDEIYDKLSPYTDDLRSIFIVSEATLKKGHKIDGVGAEGYKINVTQATASKCERCWVHDSSVGHNSNYPTVCSRCSNVLE